The genomic DNA AGGCGCTCGGCACGCCCATCGCCAAGATCGCGGCGCGGGTGATGGCGGGCGAGCCGCTGATGCACTTCCTCCCAATCCACCGCGACATCAAGCATATCGCGGTGAAGGAGGCGGTCTTCCCCTTCGCGCGCTTCCCCGGCGTCGATCCCGTGCTGTCGCCCGAAATGAAGTCCACCGGCGAAGTGATGGGGATTGCCGACACTTTCGCGCCCGCCTTCCTCAAGTCGCAGCTCGGCGGCAATGTCGACCTGCCGCGCGAAGGCACCGTCTTCGTCTCGGTCAAGGACAGCGATAAGGTGCTGATCCTGCCCGCGATCCGCGCGATCAGCGAATTGGGCTTCAAGGTCATCGCGACGGGGGGCACCGCTGATTATCTCGCCGCGCACGATGTTCCGGTGGAGCGGGTCAACAAGGTTGCGCAGGGCCGCCCGCATATCGTCGACCGGATCAAGGACGGCGCGGTTGATCTGGTCTTCAACACCACCGAGGGCTGGCAGAGCCACAAGGACAGCGCCTCGATCCGCCGCTCGGCGCTGATGGCCAAGGTTCCGATCTTCACCACCGCCGCGTCCAGCGCCGCCGTGGTGCGGGCGATTGCCGCTCTCCGGGACGAACATCTTGAAGTCCGCTCCCTCCAGGACTATTATTCCGCTTCCAGAGCGTAAGATCCTCACAATCAAAATGGATCGGGCCGTCTCGTTTTAAGGGACGGTCCTCGCGGATTTCTTTTACGAAAGGCTTGTGTGATGGCGACGGTGGAAAAGATGCCGATGCTGGCCGAGGGCTACGAACGCCTGAACGCCGACGTGCGCCATCTGAAGACCGTGGAGCGCCCCGCGATCATCGATGCGATCGAGGAAGCGCGCGCGCACGGCGATCTTTCGGAGAATGCCGAATATCATGCCGCCAAGGAGCGGCAGGGCCAGATCGAGGCGCAGATCGCCGATATCGACGACCGGCTGAGCCGCGCGATGGTGATCGATCCGACGACGCTCAGCGGCGACAAGGTCGTGTTCGGCGCGACCGTCCACCTGCTCGACGAGAACGACAAGAAGGTGAAATACCAGATCGTCGGCGAGACGGAGGCGGACGCCAAGGTCGGCCGCATCTCCTACAATTCCCCGCTCGGCCGCGCGCTCATCGGCCGCAACGTCGGCGACGAGGTGGAATTCTCGGCGCCGTCGGGCGATCGTTACTTCGAGATCGAGAAGCTCGAGTTCATCTGATCCCGGCCCGGTGCGCACTCCGCAAAGCTGGCAGAACGCACGACTGACGCTGGTCTTCGCCGGCGCGAGCGCGGCGGCGTGGATCCTGGCGACCGCGCTCGGCCTCGATCAGATGGCGGCGGTGTGGGGTGGTTTCATCCCGGCGCGGTTCGACGGCGTGGCGAGTGAACTTCCGCTTGCACCCTTGGCGCTGACCCCGCTCACCGCGACGCTGGTCCACGGCGGCATCGTCCACCTGGGTTTCAACCTGCTCATCCTGCTGTTCTGCGGCCGTGCGGTCGAAAGCATCATCGGCAGCCGCCAATATGCCGCGCTGTACCTGATCGGCGCCTATGCTGCCGCCGCGGCGCATTACGCCTCCGATCCGCATTCGACGGTGCCGATGGTCGGCGCCAGCGGCGCGATCTCCGCGGTGATCGGCGCTTATGCGATCATGTTCGGGCGCAATCGCGTGAAGGTCGCCAACCCGACGGCGGCGCTCTGGCTCAACGCGCTCTGGCTCGCCGCCGCATGGGTCGCGCTCCAGCTTCTCATCGGCGCGACATTCGAGACGAGCGGCGCCCGCATCGCCATCGCCGCGCATATCGGCGGCTTTCTTGCCGGCCTGCTGCTCGCGAAACCGCTGCTCCTGCTGCGCTATCGCGGAGCTTAATCCCGCGTTCGTCACCCTGAACTTGTTTCAGGGTCCATTGAGGAGACGGTCGCGATCCTCACCGGCATGGATGCTGAAACAAGTTCAGCATGACGGAAGGAATTACCCTTTTGCGTCCAGCTCCGGCTCGAGCAGACGGTGGAGGTGGACAACGACATATTTCATCTCGGCATCGTCGACCGTGCGCTGCGCCGCGGAGCGCCAAGCGTCCACCGCGCTCGCATAATCGGGATACATGCCGACGATATCGAGAGCCCCGAGGTCGACGAAATCGAGCCCGCGCGGATCGCGAACGCGGCCGCCGAACACCAGGTGCATCTTACTCATGGAAAATATCTTCTTGGCTGAAGGGGGAAGGATCGGCGCCCGGTTAGGCGCGGGCGCCGATCGGTTCAACCCCGCCGCGGCCGCTAGCCGCGCTTCTTCATGAATTCGACGAGCGCATCGAAGCCGTTGCGCTGCGCATAGCTGTTGAAATCGGCCGCCTGCGACATCGCCAGGTTGACGCCGCCCACGGTCAGATTGTTGACCTTATAGGCATTGCCGACCTTGGTGAGCGACCAGATGACGTTCACCGGGCGCGCTCCGGGCCTGGTGACTGTGCTGAGCACGGCGGCGCCGTTGCCCTGGTTCTGCACACGCACCACCTTCAGGTCCGCTCCCGAATAATCGTATAGCCGGTCGGCATAGGTGCCGATGATGAAATTGGGGAAGGCGGCCTTGTAGGCAGCATATTGCGCCTGGCTGATCTTGGGGCGCCATTGCTGGATCAGCCGGTCGCCGATCGCATCCACCGCGAAATGCTGGGCGAGGAGGGCACGGAACTGGCCGCGCGCCGCCTGGCGGTTGCCCTTGAGCGCGCCAAAGCCGCGATCGGCGATGGCATCGACGAACTTGCCGGGATCGGTGTTGGGGATCGCCTGCGCAGCGGCGGGCGCGAAAGCGGCAGGCGCGGCGATGCCCGCGAGGGCGACGCCGGCAGCGGCGAGGAGACGGGAAGCACGGTTCATTTCAAGCATACTCCGGATGGATGAGAGAGGGGCCGCAAGCGCGGAAAACGCTCGCGGCCCCTCATGATTAATGCGTCGAGATCAATGGGTAGTCGTGCCGCCGACCGTACCGCGGGCGGCCTTGGCGGAGGATTTCGCCGCCGCGCGCGCACCATCGGCGAGTTCGGTGAACTTCTGACGCGCGGTCTCCTTGTTGAGGCCGAGCTCGTCGAGCTTGCGGGTGCCCTCGGTGCGGGCGGCCTTGGCCGCGTCGCGCGCAGTGTCGCGGATGCGCTGGCCGAGCGCGCCGAGCGTCTTGTCCTCCTGGCGGGTGCGCGGCAGCAAGGCGGCGATCAACGCGCCGACCGCGATACCGCCGATAAGCGCGGCGCCGGGATTGCTGTCGATGCCTTCCTTTGTGCTGTCATAGGCCTCATGCGCCCGCTGGCGCGCCGCCTGGTAGGCTGCGCTGGTCTTCTCCCGCGCTGATTCGTACACCTCGTTCGCGTTCGTCTTCACGCTTTCCAGCGCGTGCGCCGCGCGGCTTTCGTCCTGCGCCTCGGGCCGGTTTTCGGTTTCGGTCGTCATCATGCTGCTCCTTGCTTTCGGCCCCGGGGGCAGGGGCTATCGGCTCTGCGGACGCCGTGTCCGCGTCTTGCTCATCTTCGGATGAGCGGTTCCTGAATTTGTTGAACGCTGCCATGATCGGCCCGCGCGCCAGGAACAGCGCCGCCGCGGCGGCGGCGCCCGACACGGCGGCAGGCCGCTCCTTGACCGCCTGGATCGCACCATCAGCGATCTCGGCACTCTTGCCTTTGACGCCGCGCAGCGCATGGCTGACGATATAATCGGGCGTCAGCCGCACCTGCAGCGCCTCGATCGTCGATGCGAGCTCCCGGTGCGCGCGGATCTGGTTGGCCTTTGCCGCGGCGAGCGCCTGCGCATGCGTCATGTCGTCCGCTCCGCCTCGGCCAAGAGCGCCTGCTCTTCCGGATCACCGGCCAGAAGCGCGACGCGCCCCATCCCGAAGCGGAACAGCGCCAAGGCGATACCGCCCAGCACGACCAGCAGCGCGATACCGGCCAGCACCGGCCCGATCAGCGGCGCGAGACCCAGCACCAGCCCTACCGCCAATGCGATCAGCGCCGTATTGCCGAGCACTACAGCCACCGCGAGCGCGGCCATGCCAGACCGCGCGCGGGCAACACGATAGGCCGCAAGCTGGCGGTAGAAGGCGACTTCGCCGCGCGCCACCGCCTTGCCGTCGTCGATCAGCTTGCCGACAAGATCGCTTACGCTGCGCTCGTCGGGATTTGGGCCGGCTGGGTCCAACGTCAGGCCTCGGGCGTCTTGGTGCGCTTGGCGCTGGTCACTCGCGGCGGGGCGCCTTCCTCGTCCTGCTTGGCATCGTCGAGCCCGGCCTTGACCAGCCGCACGACGGCGAAGCCGACCGCGGCTGCGATGCCGATGGCAACCGCGGGGCTATTGCGGACGAGATTGCGCGCATCGTCGTAGAGTTCGTCGACGTCCTTGTTGCGCAAAGAATCGGCGAAGCCGGAGACGGCATCGGCTGCGCTGCGGGCATATTTGCCATATTCCGCGCCCAGCTTCTCGTCGATCGAACCGGCGGCATCATTCACCGCGCGCGAAAATTCATCGAGCGCGCCGACCGCGCGGCCCTTACCGTCCACGGCATATTCGCGGACCTTCTCCCCAGCCTGACCTTTCAGCAACTGCGCACTGTCGCGCACCTGCGCCTTGAGGCGCTGGGTCGCCGCGCCGAAATCGCCGGACGCGGCGCCGCCGGTATCGTCGCCGCGGCTCGCGCCGCCGACAAAGCCGGTCTCGGTATCGGTCGAGCGGGTACGCGCCGCGCCCTGCACGATGTGGTCGGTGCCTTCCGGCAGCTCGGAATTGCGTGGGGGCATGTGTATTCTCCCGTCTCTCGTGTCCTTGTCGCGTTCAACACCTGCCCGGCAGCATCCGTTCCGGCGATCCGAGACGAAAGTTGCGCCGCACAAGACGCGCCGATAAGCGCGACCGCACGACACCCATATAATTCGCTACGAGGCCGTAACAATGACCGCGATCATCGACATTCACGCCCGCGAGATTCTCGATAGCCGCGGCAATCCAACGGTGGAGGTCGATGTGCTGCTTGAGGATGGCAGCTTCGGCCGCGCCGCAGTCCCGTCGGGCGCATCGACCGGCGCGCACGAAGCGGTCGAAAAGCGCGACGGCGACACGGCGCGCTATCTCGGCAAGGGCGTGTCGAAGGCGGTGGAAGCGGTCCGCGCCGAAATTGCCGACGCCATCGTCGGCATGGAAGCCGAGGACCAGGCCGAGATCGACGCCGACATGATCGCGCTCGACGGCACCGAGAACAAGTCGCGGCTCGGCGCCAACGCCATCCTCGGCGTCAGCCTCGCGGTCGCCAAGGCGGCGGCGGACGCGCGCGGCCTGCCGCTCTACCGCTATGTCGGCGGCGTCTCGGCGCAGGTGCTGCCGGTGCCGATGATGAACATCATCAACGGCGGCGAGCATGCCGACAATCCGATCGACTTCCAGGAATTCATGGTGATGCCGGTCGGCGCGGAGAGCATAGCCGAGGCAGTGCGCTGCGGCGCGGAAATCTTCCATACGCTCAAGAAGGGGCTGAGCGAGGCGGGCCTGTCGACCGCGGTCGGCGACGAAGGCGGCTTCGCACCGGCGCTGGCATCGACCAGCGATGCGCTCGATTTCATCATGCGGTCGATCGAGAAAGCGGGCTACACGCCGGGCGACGACGTGCTGCTCGCGCTCGACTGCGCCGCGACCGAGTTCTTTAAGGACGGCGCCTACCGGATGGAGGGCGAGGGCAAGACCCTCGCGCCCGTCGAAATGGCAGAATATCTCGCCGATCTCACCCGCCGCTATCCCATCGTGTCGATCGAGGACGGCATGGGCGAGGACGATTTCGAGGGTTGGAAGGCGCTGACCGATGCGGTGGGCGACCAGGTCCAGCTCGTCGGCGACGATCTCTTCGTCACCAACCCCAAGCGGCTCGTCATGGGGATCGAGCAGGGCCTCGCCAACTCGCTGCTCGTCAAGGTCAACCAGATCGGCACGCTCACCGAGACGCTGGAGGCGGTGACCACCGCGCAGCGCGCTGGCTATACTGCGGTCATGTCGCACCGCTCGGGCGAGACCGAGGACACGACCATCGCGGACCTCGCGGTCGCGACCAACTGCGGGCAGATCAAGACCGGCAGCCTCGCCCGCTCGGACCGGCTCGCCAAGTACAATCAGCTCATCCGGATCGAGGAGGAGCTGGGCGCATCGGCAGTTTATGCCGGACGGTCGGCATTTCGGCGCAAAAGAGCTTGATTCGGCACGCGTTAACTGATTCTGTCGGCTCATGGTTGCCGCCCGCACTCTTGGCCTCATCAAACGCGCCGCGCTGCCCGCGCTGGCGGTGCTGATCATCGCCAATTTCCTGGGTTATGCGGTGGTCGGATCGAACGGCGTGCTGGCGTGGGGCGATTATCGCCGCGCCAAAGAGCAGAAGAAGGTCGAGCTCGCGCAGCTCCAGGCCGAACAGAAGCGCCTTCACCATCGCTCGGAGCTGCTCGATCCCAAGAGCGCCGATCCCGATCTTGCCGACGAGATGGTGCGCACCCAGCTCGGCCTCGTCCGTCCCGACGAAGTGATCATCCCCCTCAAGGATTGACCCCGTCGCTACGGCGCGGCGGTTGCCACTCCTTTCGTTTGCCGCCATAGACGCGGCAGCCTGAGAACAGACAAGGGAGAGGCCCCGCCGTGGCCAAGCCAGCAGCCAAGCGCGCCGCAAAGCCGGCGTCCAAGCCCGCCGCGGCCGCGCCGCCCGCCCAGCCCAATCGCGAACGTCCGCCCGAACCCAAGCGTTACGAGGCGTCGAAGGACGAACTGCTCGAATTCTACCGTCAGATGCTGCTCATCCGCCGCTTCGAGGAGCGCGCGGGCCAGCTCTACGGCCTCGGCCTGATCGGCGGCTTCTGCCACCTCTACATCGGTCAGGAAGCGGTCGCCGTCGGCCTCCAGTCGGCGCTCGAAGTCGGCAAGGACAGCGTCATCACGGGTTACCGCGATCACGGCCACATGCTCGCCTACGGCATCGACCCCAAGGTCATCATGGCGGAGCTGACCGGGCGCGAGGCCGGGATCTCCAAGGGCAAGGGCGGCTCGATGCACATGTTCAGCGTCGAGCATCGTTTCTACGGCGGCCACGGCATCGTCGGTGCGCAGGTCAGCCTCGGCACCGGCCTTGCCTTCAAGCACAAGTACAGCGGCGACGGTGGCGTCTGCATGGCCTATTTCGGCGATGGCGCGGCGAACCAGGGGCAGGTCTACGAGAGCTTCAACATGGCGGAGCTGTGGAAGCTCCCCATCATCTTCGTCATCGAAAACAACCAATATGCGATGGGGACGAGCGTCAACCGCTCGTCGGCGGAAGACCAGCTTTACCGCCGCGGCGAGAGCTTCCGCATCCCCGGCATTCAGGTCGACGGGATGGACGTGCTCGCGGTGCGCGGCGCCGCCGAGACGGCGATCGAATGGGTACGATCAGGCAAGGGGCCGGTGCTGCTCGAGCTCAAGACCTATCGCTACCGCGGCCATTCGATGTCCGATCCGGCGAAATACCGATCGCGCGAGGAAGTGCAATCGGTGCGCGAAAAGTCCGATCCGATCGATCATGCCAAGCGCGAGCTGGAAGCGATAGGGGTCGGCGAGGACGCGCTGAAGGCGCTCGACAAGCAGATCCGCGACATCGTCGTCGAGGCTGCCGATTTCGCCGAGCAATCGCCCGAGCCGGAAGCGTCCGAGCTCTACACCGACGTCCTGGTCGAGGACTACTGATGCCGATCGAACTCAAGATGCCCGCGCTTTCCCCGACCATGGAGGAAGGCACGCTCGCGAAATGGCTCGTCAAGGAAGGCGACAGCGTCGCGTCCGGCGACGTGATCGCCGAGATCGAGACCGACAAGGCGACGATGGAGTTCGAAGCGGTCGACGAAGGCACCGTCGCGAAGATCCTCATCCCCGAAGGCAGTGACGGAGTGAAGGTGGGCGAGGTCATCGCGATCCTCGCCGCCGAAGGCGAAGACGCCAGCGCCGCATCCGCGGGCAAGGCCGAAGAAGCGCCGAAGGTTGCCGAGGGCGCGCAGCGTGACGACGGAGAGAAGCCGAAGGCGCCTGCGCCGGAATCGGGCGAGCCGCATCGGATGGAAACCGGCGCGCGCGATCTCGTCGCGTCGGTCGAGAAGACCGAAGTCGCCGATCCCGACGTCCCCAAAGGCACCGAGATGGTGAAGACCACGGTGCGCGAGGCTTTGCGTGACGCGATGGCGGAGGAAATGCGCGCCGACGACCGCGTTTTCGTGATGGGTGAGGAAGTCGCCGAATATCAGGGCGCCTACAAGGTGACCCAAGGCCTGCTCGACGAGTTCGGCGCGCGCCGTGTCATCGATACGCCGATCACCGAATATGGCTTTGCCGGCGTCGGCTCGGGCGCGGCGATGGGCGGCCTCAAGCCCATCATCGAGTTCATGACCTTCAATTTCGCGATGCAGGCGATCGATCACATCATCAATTCGGCGGCCAAGACCAACTACATGTCCGGTGGCCAGATGCGCTGCCCGATCGTGTTCCGCGGCCCCAATGGCGCCGCCGCCCGCGTCGCCGCCCAGCACAGCCAGAATTACGGGCCCTGGTATGCCAGCGTGCCGGGCCTCATCGTCATCGCGCCCTACAGCGCGGCCGATGCCAAGGGGCTGCTCAAGGCCGCGATCCGAAGCGAGGATCCGGTCGTTTTCCTCGAGAACGAACTGCTCTACGGCCAGAGCTTCGAGGTCCCCAAGCTCGACGATTACGTGCTTCCCATCGGCAAGGCGCGGGTGGCACGCGCGGGCAAGGACGTGACGATCGTCAGCTATTCGATCGGCGTCGGCGTCTCGCTCGATGCGGCCAACACGCTGGCGGAGGAGGGGATCGAGGCCGAAGTGATCGATCTGCGCACGCTCCGCCCGCTCGATCGCAAGACGGTCCTCAAGAGCCTCGCCAAGACCAACCGCATGGTCGTCGTCGAGGAAGGCTGGCCGGTCTGCTCGATCGCCTCGGAGATCATGGCAATCGCGATGGAAGAAGGGTTCGACGATCTCGACGCGCCGGTGCTGCGCGTCACCAATGTCGACGTGCCGCTGCCCTATGCCGCGAATCTCGAGAAGCTTGCGCTGATCAAGGCCGCCGATGTCGTGAAGGCAGCGAAGACGGTCTGCTACAAGGGGTGATCAGCCCCCGCAGGCCGCGACCGGCACGGTCGCGCCATTGCGGATCACCTGATCGTTGCGCTGCCGGACATTGAACGCGCTGGTATAGCGGATCTGCTGCCCGAGCAGCGTCGATCCGGCGACCAGCGGTTGATAATTGTACACGACCTCGGCGATCATCACCGCCGTTCCGCTTTGCGCCGCGATGCGGTTCCCGGCCGGACCGAAGCCGGTGACGCTGGTGAAGCGCGCCTGGCTGCTCGGCCGCGTCCGCTCGGTGCCGTTGGTGATGATGTTGCCGTTCTGGTCCATCGGCCGGCCGTAGCTCGGTGCGACCCTCAGATCGCCCGTGCAGCGCTGCCAGCGGATCCACTGGTTGGTACCGTTGGTGTGCGGCTCGACGCTGTAGATGATGATCCGGCCGTTTTCCTTGAAATCGATCGACTCGCCCGCCTTCAGCGCGCCCGCGAACAGCTCGTTGATGTCCGCCTCGTCGATCGAATCGCGCGCACGCGACGCATTGTCGGCGGCGAGCATGGCGATGTTGCTGACCTTGAGGTGCGCCAGCATGAGATTGGCGGTCTCCATACCGACCAGCCCGAGCGTCAGCACCGCCGGCAGCGCCATAGCGAACTCGACCATCGCGAGCCCGCTGTCGCAGCGGCCGAGCGGCGTGATGCGGCGGCGGAGCGCGCTCAGCATTTGACCACCACCCCGGTCGTCCGCGCCGCGAAGGGCTGGTTGCGGAGCAAAGTCGAGCGCTTGATCTCGGCGTCCTGCGACCAGCCGAGCAGCCCGGCCATCGGGAAGAGCCGCGGGTAGCGGATGCTGACCTCGTAATCGACCACGTCCTCGGCGCTGCCGAAACCCCCGCGGCCGCGATCAGTATCGTAGCGGCCGTTGCCGTTCGCATCCTCGTAGCAATCGCCGACATTATATTCGCCGAAGGGCGCGGTGTCGGTGACGATCTTTTCGGGCTTCCGGACGTCGGTGAATTCCTGATAGCTCTTCTGAGTGACGTCGATTTGCGCGTTCTTCGAGAACACGAAAAGCTGGTCGCGCACTTGCTGCTCGATCTGGCCGCCGGTGACGCCGCCGACCGTCGCGGTGCGTGCCGCCTGATGGACCGAGCCTTCGACGACGGAGCTTACGTACATCTGATAGCCGAGGTCGAAGAGGCCCATCACCGTGAACGCCAGGATTGGCGCTACGAACCCGAACTCGACGAGCGTGGCGCCGTCCTGATCGCGGCGGAGGGTGCGGCGCCGCATCATTGCGTCAGCCTCAGCGCGCC from Allosphingosinicella indica includes the following:
- the greA gene encoding transcription elongation factor GreA; the encoded protein is MATVEKMPMLAEGYERLNADVRHLKTVERPAIIDAIEEARAHGDLSENAEYHAAKERQGQIEAQIADIDDRLSRAMVIDPTTLSGDKVVFGATVHLLDENDKKVKYQIVGETEADAKVGRISYNSPLGRALIGRNVGDEVEFSAPSGDRYFEIEKLEFI
- a CDS encoding TadE/TadG family type IV pilus assembly protein → MMRRRTLRRDQDGATLVEFGFVAPILAFTVMGLFDLGYQMYVSSVVEGSVHQAARTATVGGVTGGQIEQQVRDQLFVFSKNAQIDVTQKSYQEFTDVRKPEKIVTDTAPFGEYNVGDCYEDANGNGRYDTDRGRGGFGSAEDVVDYEVSIRYPRLFPMAGLLGWSQDAEIKRSTLLRNQPFAARTTGVVVKC
- a CDS encoding TadE/TadG family type IV pilus assembly protein — encoded protein: MLSALRRRITPLGRCDSGLAMVEFAMALPAVLTLGLVGMETANLMLAHLKVSNIAMLAADNASRARDSIDEADINELFAGALKAGESIDFKENGRIIIYSVEPHTNGTNQWIRWQRCTGDLRVAPSYGRPMDQNGNIITNGTERTRPSSQARFTSVTGFGPAGNRIAAQSGTAVMIAEVVYNYQPLVAGSTLLGQQIRYTSAFNVRQRNDQVIRNGATVPVAACGG
- a CDS encoding phage holin family protein, whose protein sequence is MDPAGPNPDERSVSDLVGKLIDDGKAVARGEVAFYRQLAAYRVARARSGMAALAVAVVLGNTALIALAVGLVLGLAPLIGPVLAGIALLVVLGGIALALFRFGMGRVALLAGDPEEQALLAEAERTT
- the eno gene encoding phosphopyruvate hydratase, which gives rise to MTAIIDIHAREILDSRGNPTVEVDVLLEDGSFGRAAVPSGASTGAHEAVEKRDGDTARYLGKGVSKAVEAVRAEIADAIVGMEAEDQAEIDADMIALDGTENKSRLGANAILGVSLAVAKAAADARGLPLYRYVGGVSAQVLPVPMMNIINGGEHADNPIDFQEFMVMPVGAESIAEAVRCGAEIFHTLKKGLSEAGLSTAVGDEGGFAPALASTSDALDFIMRSIEKAGYTPGDDVLLALDCAATEFFKDGAYRMEGEGKTLAPVEMAEYLADLTRRYPIVSIEDGMGEDDFEGWKALTDAVGDQVQLVGDDLFVTNPKRLVMGIEQGLANSLLVKVNQIGTLTETLEAVTTAQRAGYTAVMSHRSGETEDTTIADLAVATNCGQIKTGSLARSDRLAKYNQLIRIEEELGASAVYAGRSAFRRKRA
- a CDS encoding rhomboid family intramembrane serine protease, coding for MRTPQSWQNARLTLVFAGASAAAWILATALGLDQMAAVWGGFIPARFDGVASELPLAPLALTPLTATLVHGGIVHLGFNLLILLFCGRAVESIIGSRQYAALYLIGAYAAAAAHYASDPHSTVPMVGASGAISAVIGAYAIMFGRNRVKVANPTAALWLNALWLAAAWVALQLLIGATFETSGARIAIAAHIGGFLAGLLLAKPLLLLRYRGA
- a CDS encoding pyruvate dehydrogenase complex E1 component subunit beta; the encoded protein is MPIELKMPALSPTMEEGTLAKWLVKEGDSVASGDVIAEIETDKATMEFEAVDEGTVAKILIPEGSDGVKVGEVIAILAAEGEDASAASAGKAEEAPKVAEGAQRDDGEKPKAPAPESGEPHRMETGARDLVASVEKTEVADPDVPKGTEMVKTTVREALRDAMAEEMRADDRVFVMGEEVAEYQGAYKVTQGLLDEFGARRVIDTPITEYGFAGVGSGAAMGGLKPIIEFMTFNFAMQAIDHIINSAAKTNYMSGGQMRCPIVFRGPNGAAARVAAQHSQNYGPWYASVPGLIVIAPYSAADAKGLLKAAIRSEDPVVFLENELLYGQSFEVPKLDDYVLPIGKARVARAGKDVTIVSYSIGVGVSLDAANTLAEEGIEAEVIDLRTLRPLDRKTVLKSLAKTNRMVVVEEGWPVCSIASEIMAIAMEEGFDDLDAPVLRVTNVDVPLPYAANLEKLALIKAADVVKAAKTVCYKG
- the pdhA gene encoding pyruvate dehydrogenase (acetyl-transferring) E1 component subunit alpha → MAKPAAKRAAKPASKPAAAAPPAQPNRERPPEPKRYEASKDELLEFYRQMLLIRRFEERAGQLYGLGLIGGFCHLYIGQEAVAVGLQSALEVGKDSVITGYRDHGHMLAYGIDPKVIMAELTGREAGISKGKGGSMHMFSVEHRFYGGHGIVGAQVSLGTGLAFKHKYSGDGGVCMAYFGDGAANQGQVYESFNMAELWKLPIIFVIENNQYAMGTSVNRSSAEDQLYRRGESFRIPGIQVDGMDVLAVRGAAETAIEWVRSGKGPVLLELKTYRYRGHSMSDPAKYRSREEVQSVREKSDPIDHAKRELEAIGVGEDALKALDKQIRDIVVEAADFAEQSPEPEASELYTDVLVEDY
- a CDS encoding MlaC/ttg2D family ABC transporter substrate-binding protein, whose amino-acid sequence is MNRASRLLAAAGVALAGIAAPAAFAPAAAQAIPNTDPGKFVDAIADRGFGALKGNRQAARGQFRALLAQHFAVDAIGDRLIQQWRPKISQAQYAAYKAAFPNFIIGTYADRLYDYSGADLKVVRVQNQGNGAAVLSTVTRPGARPVNVIWSLTKVGNAYKVNNLTVGGVNLAMSQAADFNSYAQRNGFDALVEFMKKRG
- a CDS encoding DUF4170 domain-containing protein, with translation MSKMHLVFGGRVRDPRGLDFVDLGALDIVGMYPDYASAVDAWRSAAQRTVDDAEMKYVVVHLHRLLEPELDAKG
- a CDS encoding FtsB family cell division protein: MVAARTLGLIKRAALPALAVLIIANFLGYAVVGSNGVLAWGDYRRAKEQKKVELAQLQAEQKRLHHRSELLDPKSADPDLADEMVRTQLGLVRPDEVIIPLKD